A genomic window from Sparus aurata chromosome 4, fSpaAur1.1, whole genome shotgun sequence includes:
- the LOC115579882 gene encoding uncharacterized protein LOC115579882 isoform X1, with product MATWNSPSKFEKVDEPEVSRVQTDIQLMCVSTNVMSQKYSSRVNDRGVVAPRQCGVVVICCGRASTLYVCILMISAHIHVAGRLHQPEVARHLESAYAARDEAVPAKERYRLTVHTGGLAIAVMAKLVRQSRAAEQRAAYLSRRLKERDATIRQQAEKLTQLQCESTPFANDVNEAEMLAVVEEVEQQLERVADDGVREVMDVTPRELSRTRSEGGWAGWS from the exons ATGGCGACGTGGAATTCTCCAAGCAAATTTGAAAAGGTCGACGAGCCGGAGGTGTCGCGCGTGCAAACCGACATACAATTGATGTGTGTAAGTACGAATGTTATGTCGCAAAAGTACAGCAGCAGGGTGAATGATAGAGGTGTTGTAGCACCCAGACAATGCGGTGTAGTTGTGATATGTTGTGGAAGAGCCAGCACTTTATATGTTTGTATTCTAATGATAAGTGCGCATATTCATGTTGCAGGGCGATTGCATCAGCCGGAGGTGGCGCGCCATTTAGAGTCTGCG TATGCTGCAAGGGACGAAGCTGTGCCAGCGAAGGAGCGCTATCGACTAACGGTCCACACCGGCGGACTTGCCATAGCAGTAATGGCGAAGCTGGTCCGCCAAAGTCGGGCAGCGGAGCAGCGCGCAGCCTATCTCAGCCGCCGGCTCAAGGAACGTGACGCGACAATCCGGCAGCAGGCGGAGAAGTTGACACAGTTACAGTGTGAGTCGACGCCGTTTGCTAATG ATGTAAATGAGGCAGAAATGCTggcggtggtggaggaggtggaacaGCAGCTTGAACGAGTAGCTGATGACGGTGTCAGGGAGGTGATGGATGTCACGCCGAGGGAACTGTCGAGGACGAGGAGTGAAGGTGGCTGGGCCGGATGGTCATGA
- the LOC115579882 gene encoding uncharacterized protein LOC115579882 isoform X3, whose amino-acid sequence MATWNSPSKFEKVDEPEVSRVQTDIQLMCYAARDEAVPAKERYRLTVHTGGLAIAVMAKLVRQSRAAEQRAAYLSRRLKERDATIRQQAEKLTQLQCESTPFANDVNEAEMLAVVEEVEQQLERVADDGVREVMDVTPRELSRTRSEGGWAGWS is encoded by the exons ATGGCGACGTGGAATTCTCCAAGCAAATTTGAAAAGGTCGACGAGCCGGAGGTGTCGCGCGTGCAAACCGACATACAATTGATGTGT TATGCTGCAAGGGACGAAGCTGTGCCAGCGAAGGAGCGCTATCGACTAACGGTCCACACCGGCGGACTTGCCATAGCAGTAATGGCGAAGCTGGTCCGCCAAAGTCGGGCAGCGGAGCAGCGCGCAGCCTATCTCAGCCGCCGGCTCAAGGAACGTGACGCGACAATCCGGCAGCAGGCGGAGAAGTTGACACAGTTACAGTGTGAGTCGACGCCGTTTGCTAATG ATGTAAATGAGGCAGAAATGCTggcggtggtggaggaggtggaacaGCAGCTTGAACGAGTAGCTGATGACGGTGTCAGGGAGGTGATGGATGTCACGCCGAGGGAACTGTCGAGGACGAGGAGTGAAGGTGGCTGGGCCGGATGGTCATGA
- the LOC115579882 gene encoding uncharacterized protein LOC115579882 isoform X2, with the protein MATWNSPSKFEKVDEPEVSRVQTDIQLMCVSTNVMSQKYSSRVNDRGVVAPRQCGVVVICCGRASTLYVCILMISAHIHVAGRLHQPEVARHLESAYAARDEAVPAKERYRLTVHTGGLAIAVMAKLVRQSRAAEQRAAYLSRRLKERDATIRQQAEKLTQLQYVNEAEMLAVVEEVEQQLERVADDGVREVMDVTPRELSRTRSEGGWAGWS; encoded by the exons ATGGCGACGTGGAATTCTCCAAGCAAATTTGAAAAGGTCGACGAGCCGGAGGTGTCGCGCGTGCAAACCGACATACAATTGATGTGTGTAAGTACGAATGTTATGTCGCAAAAGTACAGCAGCAGGGTGAATGATAGAGGTGTTGTAGCACCCAGACAATGCGGTGTAGTTGTGATATGTTGTGGAAGAGCCAGCACTTTATATGTTTGTATTCTAATGATAAGTGCGCATATTCATGTTGCAGGGCGATTGCATCAGCCGGAGGTGGCGCGCCATTTAGAGTCTGCG TATGCTGCAAGGGACGAAGCTGTGCCAGCGAAGGAGCGCTATCGACTAACGGTCCACACCGGCGGACTTGCCATAGCAGTAATGGCGAAGCTGGTCCGCCAAAGTCGGGCAGCGGAGCAGCGCGCAGCCTATCTCAGCCGCCGGCTCAAGGAACGTGACGCGACAATCCGGCAGCAGGCGGAGAAGTTGACACAGTTACAGT ATGTAAATGAGGCAGAAATGCTggcggtggtggaggaggtggaacaGCAGCTTGAACGAGTAGCTGATGACGGTGTCAGGGAGGTGATGGATGTCACGCCGAGGGAACTGTCGAGGACGAGGAGTGAAGGTGGCTGGGCCGGATGGTCATGA